The following nucleotide sequence is from Corylus avellana chromosome ca7, CavTom2PMs-1.0.
TCAAATGAATTCATTTTCCTAGGTTTTTCTTATGCTTAATTCTTTTCATAAAATGTGAACAATCAACAAAGAGAAGTGGAAAACGACCGGGAGATCGATTCaatatgaaatataattaatatattgcATGATGAATATTAGAACAGTAAGTAAACGACCagaaacatcaaataataaatttctCTTCCTCATTTTATTCGACTTAATTGATTCATAATAAAGGGGAGAAAAAATGGGATTCTTTGCATGTAGTAGTCTAGGAAATTAACCAAAATAGGAAACAATATTATCATTTGAAAGGGTGCTATAGTCGGAAGCACTGGCTTGTTGGGTGTACatagaagaagaggaggaagcaggaggaagaggaggaggcgGCGGTGGAGGCGGAGTTGGCGGAGGTGCAGCAACCGAAACAGCCCCGGAAGCAGCGAGCAAAGCcacatgatgatgatgagaagATGGCATGATATTAGCTTCCCGATATTTATGCTTAAGTATCTCAGCCCTCACTGCATTGAGTTCAGCTTGTAGAGATTGAACTTGCTGCTGCAAAGCTGAGATGGCTCCCATGCAGCCGTAGACCGGGTCTCTTAGCCTCACGTTCGCCTCATAAACAAGACTATTTGCCGCGTCGGCTCTTTGACTCTCCGGCACCTCCTGAGTCATACCATAACGAAATTGTTAAATTTGAtcaacacttttttctttttctttttctttttttaattcatccAAATTAAGAAAAGGGGATTAGGATAATCACCATTAGCATCTTGGAGACGTTGCTAGCACCAAAGACTTTATGAACAGAAGCGAACTTGTGGGGTTCATGGGGAGAGAAGTATGGAGAAAAGGGGCATTCTTGAGCACACCTTCGTCTCAAGAGCTTACAAGCAGCGCATGGAGTAATGGTGTTTAGGGTTCCAGGAGGACCTAACATGTGTCTTCTTCCCATATGAGAAGAAGAAGCATCGGTCTCTCTCTTTATCCTCTTCCCTATCTCATCAAATCTCTCCCTagtagaacaaaataaaaaaccatatatatcaaaattatgattcaaaaaaaaaaaaaaaaaaagagagaaaaagaaaaaggaattaaacAACTGTGCTGATGATGTGATGGAAGATATATATTTCTTACctgaaaatggcaaaaaaagATCAGAGAGATATTTCTTACCTTTCTCTGGACATTCAGGCATGCTCTCTGGTGTGGACGTGGACTTGctcagaaagagagagagagatgagggtGAGGGCTTGAAGGGAAGAAGAAAGGACAGTAAGGGAAGGATAGAGTGTGCTTAAAAGGCAAGGAAAGTGGTCCACTTGTGTTGTTTATTAAAGAAATTGAGGCTGAAATGGGAAAGAAGCTAAGAAGCTAATAAAAACAATATGTTAGTTTTTTGGTGATCGATCGATGTTTATGAAGCCCTCTGCTGGATAGATGTACGAGGAGGATTTCAGAAATTATACTGTGTTTTCCAGAGAAACAGACCACTTTGACATGCATTGAGCAtcaatggagagagagagagagaaaatgtatAAATGCCAGCTGCTGTGTGACCGCCATGCTCACGTGTGAGTCCTTAAATGTGTTTTGACTTTTTGAATCAACCTCTGAGTTGCTGCATGTGGGTCTTGCTTCTTTCTCAGGGGAGACCTAAATAAATACTAGCTAGTGTTTTATAATCATCAGAGATTTGAACATGTTTCTGTTAATTAATCACTTTAAATTAACAAACCATTAGAATTTAATGGGTActgttgaagagaaaaattaagATGATCAACTGTACTTTACTTGGCATGTTAGTTTCTTGTCAAAATCAAGACCcaccttgatttgattaaaaagACCATATCTGGGATCTAGTCACGAAAATGATGTTTGATATCACCATCATATCGCCGTGCAGAAACCGCAATCCTTTCTGTGAAAGGCTATGACTAAATGCACACCCAGTGACTCTCACAGCCATCATTTAAAACATCTTGGAACTCTTAATTTACCATgcgtggatttctttttttctattaattagTTCCGTTTGattcgacttttttttttttttttaatatttttggtgtttggttCGACAAAACACCGTGATGAaaccgaaaacattttttgttgaaatttttttttttattattattttaatttctgtaaaatggtttttttttaaaaaaaattataaatcatttcttgagtttgaactttttgttctcatacatttttattatgagccaaacaccaaaaaatattttccgacagaaaacattttacatcgaaataaATAGACCCTTTAACATGTATTGAAACACAAGTcttttatgtttgttaatgtgttgaggtttcttttattttttatttgaagacgTGTTCTATGTGGCATGGTGAGAACTAGCtagttatttttgtgtttttaggagtatttttgtgattgagttatttgttaatgttttttattttggtaagagaagacaaaacaaaaaagagaacaGTAATTTTAACACTGATTGATCCTTTAATGAAGTACCACCCTGAAATCTTTGAAGTTTACTGGCACTTGAAAGAGCTTAGTTTATAAACTACACTAGGCTTTCACATGATGTTAAGAGAAAAAGATTGAACACCCTTCAGGATAAGTTAACCATCTTTAGTGTTTATTAGGGATAAATTGATAGATACAGCTGCTGATTTTAAGACATCTCACCCACATTATCATGTAATGAAATCATCGTGGTTACAGAATcttgaatagtaatttttattcCAACCACTTGGATTTCGCACCTCTGCGCCGTGCATAGAGCTGTCAACTTCTTCCAACTGTTTCCTCttcattctcttttctttcctctttttcctttttcttttcatcaaCTCAATGAATCAATTGACTTCTAATAACAGGAACATTAACATGGCGCACGCATGCTTTGATATTTTACACCAAACAGATTCAAGAAGACAACTTCTCTAAGCAATGGACTCTTCTTCTAAAGCCGCATCTGTCAGTAACCACTAATACATATTGTAGCTTCTTGATCAGCCTGTGAGGTTTAGCTTGAATGGTTGATTCGTTTAGTTAATATCACGAGATCGGTTGTTTGAGTCATCATTTAACCGATGACGGGCATATTCAGATGCAAAGTGAACTTATCTTAAAAGGGTTTTacctcattaaaaaaataaaattttaaagaaagttGTAGTGAGGTTAGGGGGAAAGAATCTAGCTAGTACTTAATGTGGGGCTAATTTTTTATAGAGAAGACAGAAAAATTTTCTCTTGGCTGTGATGTTGTGGAGTGTTATATCAAAGTGGGTGATGAAAAGGagggaaaaggaagagaaggAGGACTACTTTGAGGGCATTAAATTAAGTGAaatccgattttttttttttttttttattattatgggCAAGTGAAATTTGCTTAGAATGCAAGGAAATGGCACCATCGGTTCTTGTTTGACCCGTATTTTAAGGCTAGCACGTCGCCCCGTTGTTCTCTCATCTCCAACC
It contains:
- the LOC132187549 gene encoding LOB domain-containing protein 15 isoform X1, which codes for MSRERERFDEIGKRIKRETDASSSHMGRRHMLGPPGTLNTITPCAACKLLRRRCAQECPFSPYFSPHEPHKFASVHKVFGASNVSKMLMEVPESQRADAANSLVYEANVRLRDPVYGCMGAISALQQQVQSLQAELNAVRAEILKHKYREANIMPSSHHHHVALLAASGAVSVAAPPPTPPPPPPPPLPPASSSSSMYTQQASASDYSTLSNDNIVSYFG
- the LOC132187549 gene encoding LOB domain-containing protein 15 isoform X2, with translation MSRERERFDEIGKRIKRETDASSSHMGRRHMLGPPGTLNTITPCAACKLLRRRCAQECPFSPYFSPHEPHKFASVHKVFGASNVSKMLMVPESQRADAANSLVYEANVRLRDPVYGCMGAISALQQQVQSLQAELNAVRAEILKHKYREANIMPSSHHHHVALLAASGAVSVAAPPPTPPPPPPPPLPPASSSSSMYTQQASASDYSTLSNDNIVSYFG